In Silene latifolia isolate original U9 population chromosome X, ASM4854445v1, whole genome shotgun sequence, the following proteins share a genomic window:
- the LOC141617542 gene encoding uncharacterized protein LOC141617542, with product MFDHIRTKARPVRWFRAVHDPTVVPKHALIGSLACQNKLPTLDNLIRRGLYLANQCGLCEKANEDVKHLFFTCAYSAQVWTQVGNWSAPLPLPRLLDWYMHYNKGKARGKNLRRVSLVTAIYMIWKERNARIFKDVKTSPQSLSIKLKYAIANRMYYCDKGRMDKKVAC from the coding sequence ATGTTTGACCATATCAGAACTAAAGCAAGGCCTGTCAGGTGGTTTCGAGCTGTCCATGACCCTACTGTTGTCCCTAAACATGCTTTGATTGGCTCCCTGGCATGTCAGAATAAGCTCCCTACGTTAGACAACCTAATTCGGAGGGGCCTCTATCTGGCTAATCAGTGTGGTTTGTGTGAGAAAGCAAATGAAGATGTCAAGCATCTGTTCTTCACTTGTGCCTATTCAGCTCAAGTTTGGACTCAAGTTGGCAACTGGAGTGCTCCACTACCCCTACCACGACTGCTGGACTGGTACATGCACTACAACAAAGGGAAAGCTAGAGGAAAAAATTTGAGAAGGGTTTCTCTGGTGACTGCAATTTATATGATTTGGAAGGAGCGTAATGCTCGTATTTTCAAGGATGTCAAGACTTCGCCTCAATCGCTTAGTATAAAACTTAAGTACGCTATTGCTAATCGTATGTACTATTGTGATAAAGGGAGGATGGATAAAAAGGTAGCTTGCTAG